The nucleotide window GAGACGGATTATCTCGACATCACCGGTGAGATCACCGCCTTCGAGGCCACCGCCGAGCGCGATCGCGATGCCGAGAAGGCCGACGTGACGCTGCTGCCCGGTGTCGGATTCGACGTGGTGCCGACCGACTGTCTCGCGGCGTATCTCCACACGAAACACTCCGCCGGCGACCGTCTCAGCCTCGCCATCGACGGGTTGGGGACCTTCTCACCGGGGACGCTGAAGTCGGTCATCGAGGGGCTCTCGGAGGGTGGCGCGGCGCGCATCGACGGCGCGATCGAGAGCGTACCGCCGGCCTGGAAGGTCCGCGATATCGACCTCGGCGGCGGTGCGAGCACGGCCGTGACGATCCCGTGGGGTGACGTCTCGACGGCGTACTACACGACCGGGATCCCGAACGTCGAGACTTACGCGACGGTCCCGAACTACGCCGCGACGATGATGCGGAAAACGGGACCGCTGACGCCGCTGCTCGGTACTTCACCCATTCGGCGCGCGCTCAAGGGAATCGTCGATGCGACCGTCAGCGGCCCGACGGCCGACGAACGCGCCCGGAGCACGACACGGATCTGGGGCGAGGTCGAGGGCGATGGCGAGCGCGTCGCTGCACGTCTCCGGACGCCCGACACCTACGAGTTCACCGCACGGACTGCGACCGAGATCGCCCGACGTGTCTGCGAGGACGACGTCGAATCCGGGTTCCAGACACCGGCATCGGCGTTCGGCCCGGAGTTCGTCCTCGAATTCGACGGCGTCGAGCGCGAGGACGTGGGTGGAAGATGAACGACCACCGAGGCGATCTCTCGATTCGATATCGTCGAATGAAGTTTATCACTGCGGGGAGAGCAGCATGACCGACACGAACGGCGGGTCCTGGACGCACGACTGGGCCCATCTCGACAGCATCGTACTCCATTACGTGGAGGCTGGCGATCCGGACGATCCGCTCGTGGTGCTGTTGCACGGCTTTCCCGAGTTCTGGTACGCGTGGCGCAACCAGATCGATTCGCTGGCTGCGGCGGGTTTTCACGTCGTCGCGCCGGATCTGCGGGGGTACAACCGTTCGGAGAAGCCGCCCGGCGTCGATTCGTATCGCCTGAAACGACTCGTCGACGATGTCGTCGAACTCGTCGACCACTTCGAGGCCGAGCGCGCGAACGTCGTCGGGCACGACTGGGGTGGGGTCATCGCGTGGGAATTCGGCCATCGGCGACCCGACCGTCTCGACCGTCTCGTGGTGCTGAACGCGCCCCATCCCGAAGCGCTCGAACGCGAACTGCGATCGCCGACACAGCTCGCTCGTTCCTGGTACGCGCTGTTCTTCCAGCTTCCTCGGGTTCCCGAGGCAATCTTGAAACGAACCGATGGCTGGCTCGGCGAGCTGTTGCGAACCGCCCCGGCGAACTCAGCCGCGTTCGACGAGTCGGCCATCGAGCGGTACGAGCACGCGATCGCCCGTCCCGGTGCGCTCACGGCAGCGATCGACTACTATCGGGCGTTCGGACGCTCCCAGCTACGCCGCTGGTTTGGACTGACTGATTCGAGCGGCCGACACCCGACGATCGAGGCCGAAACCCTCGTGATCTGGGGCGAGCAGGACAGCGCGCTCGGCACCGAACTGCTCGACGGCCTTGATCGCTGGGTGCCCGACGCTCGCATCGAACGCCTTCCCGACGCGAGCCACTGGGTGCAAAACGACGCTCCGGAGCCCGTGACCGATCTCCTGGAGGAGTTCCTCGCATGAGTGGCCTCGATCCGCTCGCGTGGGAGACGCTCGAATCGAGCACG belongs to Halococcus qingdaonensis and includes:
- a CDS encoding saccharopine dehydrogenase family protein; translated protein: MGDDLLIYGSYGYTGALITETVTEAGLEPTLAGRRAEPVERQATDRGLDHRVFSLDHPTVVESHIGEFDAVLNCAGPFSATADPLVAACIESETDYLDITGEITAFEATAERDRDAEKADVTLLPGVGFDVVPTDCLAAYLHTKHSAGDRLSLAIDGLGTFSPGTLKSVIEGLSEGGAARIDGAIESVPPAWKVRDIDLGGGASTAVTIPWGDVSTAYYTTGIPNVETYATVPNYAATMMRKTGPLTPLLGTSPIRRALKGIVDATVSGPTADERARSTTRIWGEVEGDGERVAARLRTPDTYEFTARTATEIARRVCEDDVESGFQTPASAFGPEFVLEFDGVEREDVGGR
- a CDS encoding alpha/beta fold hydrolase; amino-acid sequence: MTDTNGGSWTHDWAHLDSIVLHYVEAGDPDDPLVVLLHGFPEFWYAWRNQIDSLAAAGFHVVAPDLRGYNRSEKPPGVDSYRLKRLVDDVVELVDHFEAERANVVGHDWGGVIAWEFGHRRPDRLDRLVVLNAPHPEALERELRSPTQLARSWYALFFQLPRVPEAILKRTDGWLGELLRTAPANSAAFDESAIERYEHAIARPGALTAAIDYYRAFGRSQLRRWFGLTDSSGRHPTIEAETLVIWGEQDSALGTELLDGLDRWVPDARIERLPDASHWVQNDAPEPVTDLLEEFLA